Proteins encoded in a region of the Bicyclus anynana chromosome 9, ilBicAnyn1.1, whole genome shotgun sequence genome:
- the LOC112056511 gene encoding histidine-rich glycoprotein-like, protein MRSLLVLCGLAALVAVVSSREIREKRDADLEVAASHHHGHHHGHHEGGGHEGHEGHHHDHDHHDHKGHKGHHEHHHGHHGHHDHHGHKGHHGEHGGHKKHHHHDEGHHHHHGHGEKGHHGHGHDEHGHWHKGHDTKGHHGIEHHDEFKKDKHFHDHHGEKGHHSHHGGHHHEGGHKKGGHFHHGHKHHGHHDHDHGKHHHHEDGGHHHHHKGHHGDHGHHEHHHHHHDHGKKGDHGHHKHWHHKGH, encoded by the coding sequence ATGAGAAGCCTTCTGGTGTTGTGTGGGCTCGCAGCCCTCGTGGCTGTCGTATCCTCCAGGGAGATACGGGAGAAGAGGGACGCTGATCTAGAAGTAGCGGCTTCCCATCACCACGGGCATCACCATGGTCATCACGAGGGCGGTGGTCACGAGGGGCATGAAGGCCATCACCACGACCACGACCATCACGACCACAAGGGACACAAGGGACACCACGAGCACCACCACGGACACCACGGCCACCACGACCATCACGGCCACAAGGGACATCACGGTGAGCACGGCGGCCACAAGAAGCACCATCACCACGACGAAGGCCACCATCACCACCACGGCCACGGAGAGAAGGGTCACCACGGTCACGGACACGACGAGCACGGCCACTGGCACAAGGGCCACGACACGAAGGGCCATCACGGCATCGAGCACCACGACGAATTCAAGAAGGATAAGCATTTCCACGACCACCACGGAGAGAAGGGACACCATTCCCACCACGGCGGTCACCATCATGAGGGCGGTCACAAGAAGGGCGGTCACTTCCACCACGGCCACAAACACCACGGCCACCACGACCATGACCACGGCAAACACCACCACCACGAAGATGGCggccaccaccaccaccacaagGGACACCACGGAGATCACGGCCACCATGAGcatcaccaccaccatcatGACCATGGCAAGAAGGGCGATCACGGTCACCACAAGCATTGGCACCACAAGGGACACTAA